From the genome of Prevotella herbatica, one region includes:
- a CDS encoding cold-shock protein — protein sequence MGSFIGNNKREIQKQKQKKRQEKQHRKDERKANGGNSLDDMIAYVDVNGNIVDTPPDLTEKKEDIDVNSIEIATPKKVEEDPTMRGVVDYFNDDKGYGFIKDKNNGNKYFFHISNAPEGIKTGNAVTFELEQGKKDMVAVKIEFDK from the coding sequence ATGGGAAGTTTTATAGGAAACAACAAAAGAGAAATTCAAAAACAGAAACAAAAAAAGAGACAAGAGAAGCAACACCGTAAGGATGAGCGCAAAGCTAACGGTGGCAATTCATTGGACGACATGATTGCCTATGTTGATGTCAACGGAAACATTGTGGATACTCCACCAGATTTGACAGAGAAGAAAGAGGATATTGATGTAAACTCAATAGAAATCGCTACGCCAAAGAAGGTTGAAGAAGATCCAACGATGAGAGGAGTTGTAGACTACTTTAATGATGACAAAGGATATGGCTTCATTAAAGACAAGAACAACGGTAATAAATACTTCTTCCATATTAGTAACGCACCTGAGGGAATAAAGACTGGTAATGCCGTGACTTTTGAACTGGAACAGGGAAAGAAGGATATGGTTGCCGTAAAGATTGAGTTTGACAAATAA
- a CDS encoding DEAD/DEAH box helicase: MTFKELNITEPILQALTEKKYENPTPIQEKAIPVALENRDIIGIAQTGTGKTAAFAIPIIQLLTEKTSDNKHNIKALILTPTRELAIQIDECFTDYAKHTSLRHTVIFGGVNQNPQVRQIKQGTDILIATPGRLLDLINQGFIHLDNIKHFILDEADRMLDMGFIHDIKRILPLLPKQRQTMLFSATMPSSIAELSRKILNKPTRVEVAPVSSVVDTIKQSLYMIEKPDKSKFLLNLLKKEGIKSTLVFSRTKHGADKIAKILNKNGILCDAIHGNKSQNARQRALTNFKAGKTHVIIATDIAARGIDIDNLQLVINYDLPDVAETYVHRIGRTGRAGHNGSAITFCSSDERVMLRDIQKLTGKKLNVVAQQSA; encoded by the coding sequence ATGACATTTAAGGAATTAAATATAACAGAGCCAATATTACAAGCTCTAACAGAAAAAAAATACGAAAATCCAACACCGATACAAGAAAAAGCGATACCGGTTGCACTAGAAAACAGAGACATTATAGGTATTGCACAAACAGGAACAGGAAAAACAGCAGCGTTTGCTATACCAATCATACAACTGCTTACGGAAAAAACATCTGACAACAAGCACAATATTAAAGCACTTATTCTGACTCCAACTCGTGAACTAGCTATACAGATTGACGAATGCTTCACTGACTATGCAAAACATACATCACTGAGACACACTGTCATATTCGGAGGAGTGAACCAGAACCCACAAGTTAGACAAATCAAACAAGGTACTGACATTCTTATAGCCACACCTGGTAGACTGTTGGACCTTATTAATCAGGGATTTATTCATCTTGACAACATAAAGCACTTCATTCTTGATGAAGCTGACCGCATGCTTGACATGGGATTTATACACGACATAAAGCGCATATTGCCACTCTTGCCGAAACAACGTCAAACTATGCTGTTTTCTGCAACAATGCCGTCATCAATCGCTGAACTATCAAGAAAGATCTTGAACAAACCTACAAGAGTAGAAGTCGCACCTGTTTCTTCAGTTGTAGACACTATAAAGCAGAGTCTGTATATGATTGAGAAACCAGACAAGAGCAAGTTCTTGCTTAACTTGTTGAAAAAGGAAGGTATAAAATCAACACTTGTCTTCTCACGTACAAAACACGGAGCTGATAAGATTGCAAAAATATTAAATAAGAATGGAATTCTATGCGATGCCATTCACGGCAATAAATCGCAAAATGCACGCCAACGCGCGCTGACGAATTTCAAAGCAGGCAAGACTCACGTGATTATAGCTACTGATATTGCCGCAAGAGGAATTGATATAGACAACCTACAGTTGGTGATAAACTATGACCTACCTGATGTTGCTGAGACCTACGTCCACCGTATAGGACGTACAGGACGTGCGGGACATAATGGTTCAGCAATAACTTTCTGTTCGTCTGATGAGCGTGTCATGCTACGTGACATACAGAAACTTACAGGAAAAAAACTGAATGTCGTAGCTCAACAATCAGCCTAA
- a CDS encoding LTA synthase family protein: MKNLKLIRSAFLKISGLIILLGLLLRIVLLFNPTTVVNYSFIEWIQIFILGAFNDLFFATLSFSFFWVFLLFFSKDKYNKPWTFIIYALLGVTFIVLQFFNTPLKEFNAALTRIISYLILYRIVSYSVRLLVPSIRNIWRQYTYYTIFFIYVLLIILNAFAEYFFWSEFGLRYNFIAVDYLVYTNEVIGNFFESYPMIPLLSIVVLLAVVASIFLLHDIKKDCFKNTMTIRNKIIFTFVYCILSGASYALLSFNFSFQHNTNSFVNELQANGCVKFCQAYFNNDLSYKDFYTMIPNKEANSLLDSMYWRKADHVQYIQSKFPEVHKNIVLITIESMSGDFLERYGNTDNLTPNLDKMMKQGICFDNLYAVGNRTVRGLEAVTLCVPPSPGESIIKQKNNEKLFSTAHILRSKGYNVDFIYGGDSYFDNMKEFFSGNEFKVIDQSDFKDYEKTFGTVWGVCDEDLFNKSIKVLNSNAKTGKPFFTHIMTVSNHRPYLYPDGKIDIPSSKKCREGGVKYTDYAIGKFFEVAKKQPWFKNTIFIITADHCASSAGSMDIPLNEYHIPGLIYAPAMIAPSVNKKLISQIDLMPTVFGILHFNYASRFFGQNVLSPLYHQRAFAATYQNLGYIENNNMIVLSAGHKQQQFKLLQDKYSLTTGAQQHNINKTLLHRAVANYQCTGKIRVK, encoded by the coding sequence ATGAAAAATCTAAAACTTATAAGATCTGCATTTCTAAAAATTTCAGGTCTAATTATTCTACTGGGATTATTATTAAGAATAGTTCTGCTGTTTAACCCTACTACAGTTGTAAACTATTCGTTTATCGAATGGATACAAATTTTCATTCTGGGTGCTTTCAACGACCTATTTTTCGCCACCCTCAGCTTTTCTTTTTTCTGGGTTTTTCTGTTATTCTTCTCAAAAGATAAGTATAATAAACCTTGGACTTTCATTATCTACGCATTGCTTGGAGTCACATTTATAGTATTGCAATTCTTCAACACTCCATTAAAAGAATTTAATGCCGCACTTACAAGAATAATCAGCTACCTTATATTATATAGAATAGTAAGTTATTCTGTACGTCTGTTAGTCCCTTCTATAAGAAATATTTGGCGACAATACACATACTATACCATATTCTTCATCTACGTTCTATTAATTATATTAAACGCTTTTGCAGAATACTTTTTCTGGAGTGAATTTGGACTGCGCTATAATTTCATAGCAGTTGATTATTTGGTATATACGAATGAAGTCATTGGAAATTTCTTTGAATCATATCCTATGATTCCACTTCTATCAATAGTTGTATTATTAGCTGTCGTCGCATCAATATTCCTACTTCACGACATCAAGAAAGATTGCTTCAAGAATACGATGACCATTCGCAACAAGATAATCTTTACATTTGTCTATTGCATTTTATCCGGTGCTTCATACGCACTTCTTTCTTTCAATTTTTCATTTCAACACAACACAAACAGCTTTGTAAATGAGTTACAAGCTAATGGATGCGTGAAATTCTGTCAAGCATATTTTAACAACGACTTGTCTTATAAGGACTTTTACACTATGATTCCAAACAAGGAAGCTAACAGCCTCCTTGACTCCATGTATTGGAGAAAGGCTGACCATGTTCAGTATATACAATCAAAATTTCCTGAAGTTCACAAGAATATTGTACTCATCACCATTGAGAGTATGAGCGGTGATTTCCTTGAAAGATATGGCAACACTGATAATCTTACGCCAAATCTTGACAAAATGATGAAACAAGGCATTTGCTTTGACAATCTTTACGCTGTTGGCAACCGTACTGTTCGCGGACTTGAAGCTGTCACGCTGTGTGTGCCACCAAGTCCTGGAGAAAGTATTATTAAGCAAAAAAACAACGAAAAGCTTTTCTCAACTGCCCATATCTTGCGTTCAAAGGGATATAATGTTGACTTCATATATGGTGGTGATAGCTATTTCGATAATATGAAGGAATTTTTCAGTGGAAACGAATTCAAGGTTATCGACCAATCTGATTTCAAGGATTACGAAAAGACGTTCGGTACTGTTTGGGGTGTTTGTGATGAGGACTTATTCAACAAGTCTATAAAGGTATTGAATAGCAATGCAAAAACAGGCAAGCCATTCTTTACTCATATTATGACAGTAAGCAACCATCGTCCATATCTATATCCTGACGGAAAGATAGACATACCTTCATCAAAGAAATGTCGTGAAGGTGGTGTCAAGTATACAGATTACGCAATTGGCAAGTTCTTCGAAGTTGCTAAGAAGCAACCTTGGTTTAAGAATACTATTTTTATTATTACAGCCGATCACTGTGCGTCTAGTGCAGGAAGCATGGATATTCCGCTAAACGAATACCATATTCCAGGACTAATATATGCACCTGCGATGATAGCTCCATCAGTAAACAAGAAACTTATCTCGCAAATTGACTTGATGCCAACAGTATTTGGTATTTTACATTTCAACTATGCGTCACGTTTCTTTGGTCAGAACGTTCTATCACCATTGTATCATCAACGTGCATTTGCAGCTACATACCAGAATCTTGGCTACATTGAAAACAATAACATGATTGTTCTCAGTGCAGGGCACAAACAGCAACAGTTTAAGTTGTTACAAGACAAATACTCTTTGACTACAGGCGCACAACAACATAACATCAATAAAACATTGCTACATCGTGCGGTAGCAAACTATCAATGCACTGGCAAAATAAGAGTAAAATAA